In the genome of Nitrospira sp. MA-1, one region contains:
- a CDS encoding response regulator transcription factor yields the protein MRVLVVEDNSQVARQIVDALQRAAYVVDVAPDGEQGEFYGQTESYDAVILDLGLPKCEGLTVLQRWRQAGRTMPILILTARDTWREKVLGLRAGADDYLTKPFEIEEVVARIEALIRRAAGHANAVLTWGSVSLDTSSQRVTIHGHPVELTALEFRTLSYFLHHPHAIISKTELTEHIYNQDFDLDSNVIEVLINRLRRKLGSSFISTHRGKGYQLTEFVHET from the coding sequence ATGAGAGTACTCGTTGTTGAAGATAACTCCCAAGTGGCCAGGCAAATAGTCGATGCGCTGCAGCGGGCAGCGTATGTCGTGGATGTAGCTCCTGATGGTGAGCAAGGAGAGTTTTACGGTCAGACGGAATCCTATGACGCGGTGATTCTTGATCTGGGTCTTCCAAAATGTGAAGGTTTGACCGTGTTACAACGTTGGCGCCAAGCGGGACGCACGATGCCCATTCTTATTTTAACCGCGAGGGATACTTGGCGGGAAAAAGTGTTGGGTTTGCGTGCGGGCGCGGATGATTATCTTACCAAACCCTTTGAAATTGAAGAAGTCGTGGCCCGGATTGAGGCTCTCATTCGGCGGGCTGCGGGCCACGCCAACGCAGTCCTGACTTGGGGGTCAGTTTCCCTCGATACGAGTAGCCAGCGGGTGACCATTCACGGTCACCCCGTGGAGTTGACTGCCCTGGAATTTCGTACCTTATCGTATTTTCTCCATCATCCTCATGCCATCATTTCTAAAACCGAACTCACGGAACATATCTACAATCAGGACTTTGATTTGGATTCTAATGTGATTGAAGTTCTAATCAATCGATTGAGAAGGAAGTTAGGATCCTCATTTATCAGCACCCATCGGGGTAAGGGATACCAACTCACCGAGTTTGTTCATGAAACGTAA
- a CDS encoding NirD/YgiW/YdeI family stress tolerance protein — protein MSKHIIFMTVGFLLFSTLTLWAKFQGPGTPGITSISAAQEAVDDSWVVLSGTILRQVGEERYLFRDPTGTMIVEIDHEDWGNVTANPETILRVSGEIDREWGTTEIEVKQIEMEIVSSPDLSRLQSDHSVPTNPIDGMPTSDQSVTLHQLH, from the coding sequence ATGAGCAAACACATTATCTTCATGACCGTCGGATTTCTTTTATTCAGTACTCTCACTCTCTGGGCGAAATTCCAGGGACCAGGAACGCCTGGCATTACGAGCATATCTGCCGCTCAAGAGGCGGTTGATGATTCCTGGGTGGTGCTTAGCGGCACCATTCTTCGCCAAGTGGGAGAAGAACGCTACCTTTTTCGGGATCCTACTGGGACAATGATCGTCGAAATCGATCACGAAGATTGGGGAAACGTCACCGCCAACCCGGAAACCATCCTGCGAGTATCGGGAGAAATCGATCGAGAATGGGGGACCACGGAAATTGAAGTGAAACAAATCGAGATGGAGATCGTCTCAAGTCCAGACCTGAGTCGGTTGCAATCGGACCATTCCGTTCCGACCAACCCAATTGACGGCATGCCGACTTCAGACCAGAGCGTAACCCTGCATCAACTGCATTAA
- a CDS encoding HAMP domain-containing sensor histidine kinase: protein MKRNTLALRLLTLSSVWVVLTLVVVGVLLILLFRSHVERRFDDFLFDQLKGNIAASDISTKSGVLEMTWTPSNLRFHRPLSGWYWQILENGKLVARSRSLWQHTLEVVDPGIGTGLQHQALTGPAGMPLRGLVENVTLPDSNASFTFVVAGPVSNIDQDVHEFSKMLLVTLIALGVGLVGAVFFQIRIGLRPLSRLQQALAETRLGKTARLPESFPGEVQPVVSELNALLDHNAALLDRARTQTANLAHALKNPLTVLTNEARTMEGEQGSLLGEQLKNMTHSVHRYLSRARAAGANGFVGIRTPVGTIAEDLRFSMDHLYKGKALNIHVIGLEEIYFHGDVQDLEEMLGNLIDNACKWAKKEVQIRGEWAGDKWRVIVEDDGPGIPEGQEAVVIQRGRRLDEAIPGSGLGLDIVFDIVMLYGGSLYLDRSTLGGVRANLEWPAVDELL, encoded by the coding sequence ATGAAACGTAATACGCTTGCCCTGCGCCTGCTGACTCTATCGAGCGTGTGGGTGGTGCTGACTCTTGTGGTGGTCGGTGTGCTGCTCATCCTTCTCTTTCGCTCCCATGTTGAACGTCGTTTTGATGATTTTTTGTTTGATCAGCTTAAGGGCAATATTGCGGCCAGTGATATTTCTACCAAGTCCGGAGTGTTAGAGATGACCTGGACTCCTTCCAATCTTCGCTTTCACCGGCCCCTATCCGGTTGGTACTGGCAGATCCTCGAAAATGGGAAATTGGTTGCCCGCTCCCGCTCCCTCTGGCAGCATACCCTTGAGGTCGTCGATCCGGGCATTGGGACCGGTTTGCAACATCAGGCTCTCACGGGGCCTGCCGGAATGCCGCTACGTGGTCTCGTTGAAAATGTCACCCTGCCTGATTCAAATGCCTCCTTTACGTTTGTGGTGGCAGGCCCCGTTTCCAATATTGATCAGGATGTCCACGAATTTTCTAAAATGTTGTTAGTCACGTTGATCGCATTGGGGGTAGGATTAGTGGGTGCCGTGTTTTTTCAGATTCGAATCGGGTTACGCCCGCTTTCCCGGTTACAACAGGCCTTGGCGGAAACCCGATTGGGAAAAACAGCCAGGCTTCCGGAAAGCTTTCCAGGGGAAGTGCAACCGGTTGTCTCCGAATTAAATGCGCTTCTGGATCATAATGCGGCTCTCCTCGACCGAGCTCGAACTCAAACGGCAAATTTAGCGCATGCGCTGAAGAATCCTTTAACGGTCCTGACGAATGAGGCTCGTACCATGGAGGGAGAGCAGGGGAGTCTGCTGGGAGAACAACTGAAGAACATGACCCACTCGGTGCATCGGTATCTTTCAAGGGCTAGAGCGGCGGGGGCGAACGGATTTGTGGGTATCCGAACGCCTGTCGGGACCATAGCCGAGGATTTGCGTTTTTCGATGGATCATCTTTACAAGGGCAAAGCCCTCAACATTCATGTCATAGGGCTGGAGGAGATTTACTTTCATGGCGATGTCCAGGATTTAGAAGAAATGTTGGGCAATCTTATAGACAACGCCTGTAAATGGGCCAAAAAAGAAGTTCAGATTCGTGGAGAGTGGGCGGGGGACAAATGGCGGGTGATTGTGGAAGATGATGGTCCTGGTATCCCCGAAGGCCAGGAAGCTGTGGTCATTCAACGAGGACGCAGGCTCGATGAAGCCATACCGGGTAGCGGTCTGGGGTTGGACATCGTTTTTGATATTGTCATGCTGTATGGCGGCTCATTGTACTTGGACCGATCGACGTTGGGAGGCGTGCGCGCGAATCTAGAATGGCCCGCAGTGGATGAGCTGTTGTGA
- a CDS encoding trypsin-like peptidase domain-containing protein, whose product MLFIRFLIFFLIAMLGMVPPVLSEVDIDKLKKGVVKITAQFAKRQKVGTGFVAGQGKKHLFIVTASHVIEGEAEVPQSITVTFFSHQEEPLVAEVINKEGGDPRGLALLKVGGDLPDDVEMLEWDTQSQLHGGEDVRVIGFPQVGGNPWAVTRGTLSGFDGPILKFSGAVEEGNSGGPLLYRGKVIGVIVEIIRQFGNAKPSQIAQFTVDNWPGFSRQVRIEPKNISPGSITDTDELTGKKLAALVVTTVPKDAEVFVDDEFVGNTTQGPVVVGQLSPDEYEVAVKKKGYRPWFMNVELLPGERRALNATLQEGAVVDVTGIWKNPDEPTVVYVLQQIGDRVVMREVTTSVLGTMVTAEGEGQLQGNQLSIFYRTVLGTMGQSATTISDDGRTLTGTFQDFSNMIPISLSLVRSEDSPASFGLPGNDAWNAIQGFGQ is encoded by the coding sequence ATGCTATTCATCCGTTTTCTGATTTTTTTTCTTATTGCCATGTTGGGTATGGTCCCACCGGTCTTGTCCGAGGTGGATATCGACAAGCTGAAAAAGGGTGTGGTCAAGATCACGGCTCAATTCGCCAAGAGGCAAAAGGTCGGAACCGGCTTTGTGGCTGGACAGGGGAAAAAACATCTGTTTATTGTGACCGCTTCACATGTGATTGAGGGAGAGGCTGAAGTCCCTCAGTCAATCACCGTTACTTTTTTTTCTCATCAAGAAGAACCGTTGGTCGCTGAGGTGATCAATAAAGAAGGCGGGGATCCCAGAGGGTTGGCCCTGTTGAAAGTGGGCGGAGATCTCCCCGATGACGTGGAGATGTTAGAGTGGGATACCCAGAGTCAATTGCATGGGGGTGAAGACGTGCGGGTGATCGGGTTTCCACAGGTTGGTGGCAATCCATGGGCGGTAACCCGAGGGACTCTGTCTGGATTTGACGGACCCATTCTCAAGTTTTCTGGTGCGGTTGAAGAAGGGAACTCTGGAGGACCATTGCTTTACCGGGGAAAAGTCATCGGTGTCATTGTGGAAATTATCCGGCAGTTTGGTAATGCCAAGCCGTCTCAAATTGCTCAATTCACCGTTGATAATTGGCCGGGGTTTAGCCGTCAAGTCAGGATTGAACCCAAAAATATTTCACCGGGGAGCATCACAGATACCGATGAATTAACTGGAAAGAAATTGGCCGCGTTGGTTGTTACCACCGTTCCCAAGGATGCGGAGGTGTTTGTTGATGATGAATTTGTGGGAAACACCACACAGGGACCAGTCGTCGTGGGTCAATTATCTCCCGATGAATACGAGGTGGCGGTCAAAAAGAAAGGCTATCGACCTTGGTTTATGAATGTCGAACTTCTTCCCGGCGAACGTCGGGCGTTGAACGCGACTCTCCAGGAAGGAGCCGTGGTTGATGTGACAGGTATCTGGAAAAACCCGGATGAACCGACCGTGGTCTATGTCCTGCAACAAATTGGAGATCGGGTGGTCATGAGAGAGGTGACTACCAGTGTGTTGGGAACCATGGTGACCGCCGAGGGAGAAGGACAATTGCAAGGCAACCAATTATCCATTTTCTATCGGACTGTGTTGGGAACGATGGGCCAATCTGCAACCACGATATCCGATGATGGGAGAACCTTAACCGGGACCTTCCAGGATTTTTCCAATATGATTCCTATTAGTCTCTCATTGGTTCGATCGGAAGATTCTCCCGCCTCCTTTGGTTTACCAGGCAATGATGCGTGGAACGCCATTCAGGGTTTTGGGCAGTAG
- a CDS encoding PepSY domain-containing protein gives MNLDRQKISKNDRIALPWIVGVMIGLFGFLPPAYPDDDIPGYQQLKAEVVPVEQLFQKVQKEFEGIILELELEEENLRWIYEVKLLTPQGNVLKIDYDAKTMAVLMVKGQRDPSP, from the coding sequence ATGAACCTTGATCGACAGAAAATATCCAAAAACGATAGGATTGCATTACCGTGGATCGTCGGGGTTATGATCGGCCTGTTCGGATTTCTCCCACCAGCTTATCCGGATGACGACATTCCCGGGTATCAACAATTAAAGGCGGAAGTGGTTCCTGTCGAACAATTGTTCCAAAAGGTGCAAAAAGAGTTTGAGGGAATCATTCTTGAGTTGGAATTAGAAGAGGAGAATTTGCGCTGGATTTATGAGGTCAAGCTTCTGACCCCGCAGGGCAATGTTTTGAAAATCGACTACGACGCCAAAACAATGGCGGTTCTCATGGTCAAAGGGCAGCGAGATCCCTCACCATGA
- a CDS encoding DUF502 domain-containing protein, translated as MELQRPKFWDNINVNDLARNFFEGLLILVPVVTTLYVAWLVLQTIDGWLNIPIPGVGFLVTVGLITLTGRYASTVFVQKMLDVLERVLVKAPFVKILYTSLKDLIAAFMGEKRRFDQPVVVTLSPGGYAEVVGFVTRTDLEFLGLLDHVAVYFPQSYNFAGHVLVFPKMQVRPLEAESADVMAFILSGGVSGGENR; from the coding sequence ATGGAATTACAACGACCCAAATTTTGGGACAATATCAATGTGAACGATCTGGCCAGGAATTTTTTTGAAGGTCTCTTAATCCTGGTCCCGGTTGTGACGACATTGTATGTGGCGTGGTTGGTGCTTCAAACCATTGATGGCTGGCTGAATATTCCCATCCCGGGTGTGGGATTTCTGGTCACGGTCGGTTTAATCACCTTGACCGGCCGGTATGCGTCCACCGTGTTTGTGCAAAAAATGTTGGATGTGTTGGAACGGGTGTTGGTCAAAGCGCCCTTCGTCAAAATTCTCTACACTTCACTCAAGGACCTGATAGCGGCGTTTATGGGGGAAAAGCGTCGCTTCGATCAGCCTGTGGTCGTGACTCTTTCGCCGGGTGGGTATGCGGAGGTGGTGGGTTTTGTGACTCGAACGGATTTGGAATTTCTCGGCCTGCTTGACCATGTGGCCGTTTATTTTCCGCAATCTTATAATTTTGCCGGACATGTTCTGGTCTTTCCAAAAATGCAGGTTCGTCCACTTGAGGCGGAAAGCGCGGATGTCATGGCATTTATATTGTCCGGAGGGGTCTCCGGTGGAGAGAATAGGTAG
- a CDS encoding NAD-dependent epimerase/dehydratase family protein, whose amino-acid sequence MKSLVIGGTGQLGANVVRALLERGDQVRVLHRSTSNTFTIDGLNIERVVGDLNDGESLRLACEGRDVVYHTAGYYPSATIPVELAKGQALKETALVLAAVRAARVDRLVFASTLTTVGFPKTIGHPANETCQFSTRYTNNPYLMAKAAMEEKILQSVHRGIPAVVVIPTEFFGPYDQRPTSGTHILMVAKGRMPVYIPGRVNVIDVRDVAVAMIRAAERGRVGERYLVGHWNTTQKDLNELIAQEIGVPPPFFPVPLALARWGAKVGEWVSRSLLRRPPFVPAFFVEVMAQMQHYDCSKARRELDYPQSDTQGAIKDAVTWFRENGYL is encoded by the coding sequence ATGAAATCGTTGGTTATTGGTGGAACCGGGCAACTTGGAGCGAATGTCGTTCGCGCCCTACTTGAGCGGGGGGACCAGGTTCGTGTGCTGCATAGATCCACCAGCAACACCTTCACCATTGACGGTCTGAATATTGAACGTGTGGTGGGCGACCTCAATGATGGAGAGTCCTTGCGCCTGGCTTGTGAAGGAAGGGATGTGGTCTATCATACCGCCGGGTATTATCCGTCGGCGACAATTCCGGTTGAGCTGGCCAAGGGGCAGGCTCTGAAAGAAACGGCACTCGTGTTAGCAGCCGTTCGTGCGGCCAGAGTGGACCGACTCGTTTTCGCCAGTACGCTCACGACTGTGGGATTTCCCAAAACAATCGGCCATCCAGCCAATGAAACTTGTCAATTTTCAACTCGATATACGAACAATCCGTATCTCATGGCCAAGGCCGCCATGGAAGAAAAGATTCTGCAATCAGTTCACCGGGGTATTCCCGCAGTGGTGGTGATCCCGACGGAGTTTTTCGGCCCTTACGATCAGCGCCCGACAAGCGGCACTCATATTCTCATGGTCGCGAAAGGGCGGATGCCGGTATATATCCCCGGCCGGGTGAATGTTATTGATGTGCGCGATGTGGCCGTGGCCATGATCCGGGCGGCAGAACGCGGTCGTGTCGGGGAACGCTATCTCGTAGGTCACTGGAATACGACACAAAAGGACTTGAATGAACTCATTGCGCAGGAAATTGGAGTGCCGCCTCCTTTCTTTCCGGTTCCATTGGCTCTCGCCCGTTGGGGAGCAAAAGTCGGGGAGTGGGTTTCACGTTCTCTCTTACGCCGGCCCCCCTTTGTGCCTGCCTTTTTTGTCGAAGTGATGGCGCAAATGCAGCATTACGATTGCTCAAAAGCTCGGCGAGAATTGGATTATCCGCAGAGTGACACCCAAGGGGCAATTAAAGATGCCGTTACCTGGTTTCGGGAAAATGGGTACCTCTAG
- a CDS encoding TetR/AcrR family transcriptional regulator, with protein sequence MKVISNPRAQRKQREYEARREEILLAAERKFSQNGFFKTSMAEIAEDAQFAMGTVYRFFKSKEDIYISLVEAKVEDLLRLLEEATQSRLPAQEKLRAVIQVKLAFADQNRAFFRIYVSEWSGFEWTVKSAFGERVWKRYLAQIDLVANLIKEGIKTGEFRKVNPKDTSLAFHGMLNSTIYLWILQSGPKESLVDKGEWLGSLLLNGLGNST encoded by the coding sequence ATGAAAGTGATTTCCAATCCTCGGGCACAACGAAAGCAGCGGGAATATGAAGCCCGGCGGGAGGAAATACTCTTAGCTGCTGAGCGAAAGTTTTCTCAGAACGGGTTTTTCAAAACCAGCATGGCCGAGATTGCGGAGGATGCTCAATTTGCCATGGGGACGGTGTACCGGTTTTTTAAGAGCAAAGAAGACATTTATATCTCTCTGGTGGAAGCCAAGGTGGAGGATTTACTCCGCCTTTTGGAAGAAGCGACGCAAAGCCGTCTCCCTGCCCAGGAAAAATTACGTGCAGTGATTCAGGTAAAGTTAGCCTTCGCTGATCAAAACCGTGCGTTCTTCCGTATTTATGTTTCCGAGTGGAGCGGGTTTGAATGGACGGTGAAAAGCGCGTTTGGCGAGCGGGTGTGGAAACGGTACTTGGCGCAAATTGATCTCGTCGCGAATCTCATCAAGGAGGGTATCAAGACCGGAGAATTCCGCAAAGTGAATCCCAAAGATACCTCTTTGGCCTTTCATGGCATGTTAAACTCCACCATCTATCTTTGGATTCTCCAGTCAGGCCCGAAAGAATCACTTGTGGACAAAGGCGAGTGGTTAGGGTCCTTGTTGCTTAACGGCCTCGGGAATTCAACATGA